The following proteins are encoded in a genomic region of Lutra lutra chromosome 16, mLutLut1.2, whole genome shotgun sequence:
- the KIF18B gene encoding kinesin-like protein KIF18B isoform X2 gives MVMPVEDSKVRVVVRVRPPTPRELESQRRPVVQVVDERVLVFDPEEPDGGFLGLKWGSTHDGPKKKGKDLTFVFDRVFGEAATQQDVFQHTTHSVLDSFLQGYNCSVFAYGATGAGKTHTMLGREGDPGIMYLTTMELYRRLEAHQEEKRFEVLISYQEVYNEQIHDLLEPKGPLAIREDPDKGVVVPGLSFHQPTSAEQLLELLTRGNHNRTQHPTDVNATSSRSHAIFQIFVKQQDRVPGLTQALRVAKMSLIDLAGSERASSTHAKGERLREGANINRSLLALINVLNALADAKGRKSHVPYRDSKLTRLLKDSIGGNCHTVMIATVSPSTLTYEDTYNTLKYADRAKEIKLALKSNVISLDCHISQYATVCQQLQAEVAALREKLQVYEARAGARPQDLQKSPKSGPSQQLVPSQPCTPELHPGSAVLQEESLGPETQVGRVMESNSPDPELPQEDKDKDAVEKEVPIQVPEQTLGHQLPRSPSLTLQPKPDVGCLSPQNLGRDHPKQLALKVLCLARRQYSLLQAANLLTPDMIMEFETLQQLVQEGNAEPEAKASGTPSPAPGLPLEPCSESDSPGYSGPVTRTMARQLSGLMPTLGVLPGHDRTQAQVSRRPTEKKKKRRRPSPSEPDSPPAPKPGTKRQRQSFLPCLRRGSLPEAQPSLGPTTPKGGKASASCHSPRLCSATVIKSRVPLGPSAVQNCSTPLSLPARDLNATFDLSEEAPSKLGFQEHVGWEDVPQELNGLDQPFIPSGPVPLFTMKGPKPTSSFPGTSARKKRRAASSSVSHSLGVARGHSRIARLPSSTLKKPAGPFAIPGNWPVEAPSGPRCPGNQQELTGIGRALSSGSCVAKVS, from the exons ATGGTGATGCCAGTGGAGGACAGCAAGGTGCGGGTCGTGGTGCGGGTCCGGCCCCCCACCCCTCGAGAGCTGGAGAGTCAGCGGCGGCCTGTGGTTCAGGTGGTGGATGAGCGGGTGCTGGTGTTTGACCCTGAGGAGCCTGACGGGGGCTTCCTTGGCCTCAAGTGGGGCAGCACCCACGATGGCCCCAAGAAGAAGGGCAAAGACCTGACGTTTGTCTTTGACCGGGTCTTTGGTGAGGCGGCCACCCAACAGGACGTGTTCCAGCACACCACCCACAGCGTTCTGGACAGCTTCCTCCAGGGCTACAACTGCTCAG TGTTTGCCTATGGGGCCACCGGGGCTGGGAAGACACACACCAtgctgggaagagagggggaCCCTGGCATCATGTACCTGACGACCATGGAACTCTACAGGCGGCTTGAGGCCCACCAGGAGGAGAAGCGATTTGAGGTTCTCATCAGCTACCAGGAG gtGTACAATGAGCAGATCCATGACCTCCTGGAGCCCAAGGGGCCCCTCGCCATCCGGGAGGACCCTGACAAGGGCGTGGTGGTGCCAGGACTCTCCTTCCACCAG CCCACCTCCGCGGAGCAGCTGCTGGAGCTGCTGACCAGGGGGAACCACAACCGCACGCAGCACCCAACTGACGTCAACGCTACATCCTCCCGCTCCCATGCCATCTTCCAG atcTTCGTGAAGCAGCAGGACCGGGTTCCAGGTCTGACTCAGGCCCTTCGAGTGGCCAAGATGAGCCTGATTGACCTGGCCGGTTCGGAGCGGGCATCCAGCACCCATGCGAAGGGGGAGCGGCTGCGGGAGGGTGCCAACATCAACCGGTCCCTGCTGGCCCTCATCAATGTCCTCAACGCCCTGGCCGACGCCAAG GGCCGTAAGTCTCACGTGCCCTACCGGGACAGCAAGCTGACCCGTCTGCTCAAGGACTCCATAGGGGGCAACTGCCACACGGTGATGATCGCTACCGTCAGCCCCTCCACTCTGACCTACGAGGACACCTACAACACCCTCAAGTATGCCGACCGTGCCAAGGAGATCAAGCTCGCG CTTAAGAGCAACGTGATCAGCCTGGACTGTCACATCAGCCAGTATGCCACCGTCTGCCAGCAGCTGCAGGCTGAG GTGGCCGCCCTGAGGGAGAAGCTCCAAGTATATGAGGCGAGAGCGGGGGCCAGACCACAGGACCTCCAGAAATCCCCCAAATCGGGCCCTTCCCAGCAACT CGTTCCCAGCCAACCCTGCACTCCAGAACTCCACCCAGGGTCTGCAGTCCTTCAGGAGGAGAGCCTGGGGCCAGAGACCCAAGTGGGGAGGGTCATGGAAAGTAACTCACCAGACCCAGAGCTGCCCCAGGAAGACAAGGACAAAGACGCAGTGGAGAAGGAG GTTCCCATCCAGGTACCAGAGCAGACCCTTGGACACCAGCTGCCAAGGTCCCCTAGCCTGACCCTGCAGCCCAAGCCAGACGTGGGCTGCCTCTCCCCACAGAACTTGGGCAGAGACCATCCTAAGCA gTTGGCCTTGAAGGTGCTGTGCCTGGCGCGGCGGCAGTACTCCCTGCTCCAAGCAGCCAACCTGCTGACCCCCGACATGATCATGGAGTTCGAGACGCTGCAGCAGCTGGTGCAAGAGGGAAATGCTGAGCCTGAGGCAAAGGCCTCAGGCACACCCAGCCCGGCCCCGGGGCTGCCTCTGGAGCCATGTTCTGAGTCTG ATTCTCCAGGCTATTCTGGCCCCGTGACCCGGACCATGGCGAGGCAACTGAGTGGCCTCATGCCCACCCTCGGGGTCCTACCAGGGCACGACCGCACCCAAGCCCAGGTATCCCGGCGGCCcacagagaagaagaagaagaggaggagaccaAGCCCCTCGGAACCAGACAGCCCTCCAGCCCCAAAGCCGGGAACCAAGCGCCAGCGCCAGTCCTTCTTGCCCTGCCTGAGGAGGGGGTCCCTGCCTGAGGCTCAGCCTTCACTCGGGCCCACCACCCCCAAAGGGGGAAAGGCCTCTGCGTCCTGCCACTCCCCTCGCCTCTGCTCAGCCACAGTCATCAAAAGCCGGGTGCCCCTGGGCCCCTCTGCTGTGCAGAACTGCTCCacccctctgtccctgcctgctCGGGATCTCAATGCCACCTTTGATCTCTCGGAGGAAGCCCCCTCGAAGCTGGGTTTCCAGGAACACGTTGGCTGGGAGGATGTCCCCCAGGAGCTGAATGGGCTGGATCAGCCCTTCATCCCCAG tGGACCTGTGCCCCTGTTCACCATGAAAGGCCCCAAACCGACATCTTCCTTCCCTGGGACCTCAGCCCGCAAGAAGAGGCGAGCTGCCAG ttCCTCAGTCTCCCACTCCCTGGGAGTGGCCCGAGGCCACAGCCGCATCGCCCGCCTCCCCAGCAGCACCTTGAAGAAGCCAGCTGGGCCCTTCGCAATCCCAG gcAACTGGCCCGTGGAGGCCCCCTCCGGTCCCCGCTGCCCTGGCAACCAGCAGGAATTGACGGGGATTGGGAGAGCCCTGTCATCTGGGAGCTGTGTCGCCAAGGTGTCCTGA
- the KIF18B gene encoding kinesin-like protein KIF18B isoform X1, which translates to MVMPVEDSKVRVVVRVRPPTPRELESQRRPVVQVVDERVLVFDPEEPDGGFLGLKWGSTHDGPKKKGKDLTFVFDRVFGEAATQQDVFQHTTHSVLDSFLQGYNCSVFAYGATGAGKTHTMLGREGDPGIMYLTTMELYRRLEAHQEEKRFEVLISYQEVYNEQIHDLLEPKGPLAIREDPDKGVVVPGLSFHQPTSAEQLLELLTRGNHNRTQHPTDVNATSSRSHAIFQIFVKQQDRVPGLTQALRVAKMSLIDLAGSERASSTHAKGERLREGANINRSLLALINVLNALADAKGRKSHVPYRDSKLTRLLKDSIGGNCHTVMIATVSPSTLTYEDTYNTLKYADRAKEIKLALKSNVISLDCHISQYATVCQQLQAEVAALREKLQVYEARAGARPQDLQKSPKSGPSQQLLPSQPSPSNVPSQPCTPELHPGSAVLQEESLGPETQVGRVMESNSPDPELPQEDKDKDAVEKEVPIQVPEQTLGHQLPRSPSLTLQPKPDVGCLSPQNLGRDHPKQLALKVLCLARRQYSLLQAANLLTPDMIMEFETLQQLVQEGNAEPEAKASGTPSPAPGLPLEPCSESDSPGYSGPVTRTMARQLSGLMPTLGVLPGHDRTQAQVSRRPTEKKKKRRRPSPSEPDSPPAPKPGTKRQRQSFLPCLRRGSLPEAQPSLGPTTPKGGKASASCHSPRLCSATVIKSRVPLGPSAVQNCSTPLSLPARDLNATFDLSEEAPSKLGFQEHVGWEDVPQELNGLDQPFIPSGPVPLFTMKGPKPTSSFPGTSARKKRRAASSSVSHSLGVARGHSRIARLPSSTLKKPAGPFAIPGNWPVEAPSGPRCPGNQQELTGIGRALSSGSCVAKVS; encoded by the exons ATGGTGATGCCAGTGGAGGACAGCAAGGTGCGGGTCGTGGTGCGGGTCCGGCCCCCCACCCCTCGAGAGCTGGAGAGTCAGCGGCGGCCTGTGGTTCAGGTGGTGGATGAGCGGGTGCTGGTGTTTGACCCTGAGGAGCCTGACGGGGGCTTCCTTGGCCTCAAGTGGGGCAGCACCCACGATGGCCCCAAGAAGAAGGGCAAAGACCTGACGTTTGTCTTTGACCGGGTCTTTGGTGAGGCGGCCACCCAACAGGACGTGTTCCAGCACACCACCCACAGCGTTCTGGACAGCTTCCTCCAGGGCTACAACTGCTCAG TGTTTGCCTATGGGGCCACCGGGGCTGGGAAGACACACACCAtgctgggaagagagggggaCCCTGGCATCATGTACCTGACGACCATGGAACTCTACAGGCGGCTTGAGGCCCACCAGGAGGAGAAGCGATTTGAGGTTCTCATCAGCTACCAGGAG gtGTACAATGAGCAGATCCATGACCTCCTGGAGCCCAAGGGGCCCCTCGCCATCCGGGAGGACCCTGACAAGGGCGTGGTGGTGCCAGGACTCTCCTTCCACCAG CCCACCTCCGCGGAGCAGCTGCTGGAGCTGCTGACCAGGGGGAACCACAACCGCACGCAGCACCCAACTGACGTCAACGCTACATCCTCCCGCTCCCATGCCATCTTCCAG atcTTCGTGAAGCAGCAGGACCGGGTTCCAGGTCTGACTCAGGCCCTTCGAGTGGCCAAGATGAGCCTGATTGACCTGGCCGGTTCGGAGCGGGCATCCAGCACCCATGCGAAGGGGGAGCGGCTGCGGGAGGGTGCCAACATCAACCGGTCCCTGCTGGCCCTCATCAATGTCCTCAACGCCCTGGCCGACGCCAAG GGCCGTAAGTCTCACGTGCCCTACCGGGACAGCAAGCTGACCCGTCTGCTCAAGGACTCCATAGGGGGCAACTGCCACACGGTGATGATCGCTACCGTCAGCCCCTCCACTCTGACCTACGAGGACACCTACAACACCCTCAAGTATGCCGACCGTGCCAAGGAGATCAAGCTCGCG CTTAAGAGCAACGTGATCAGCCTGGACTGTCACATCAGCCAGTATGCCACCGTCTGCCAGCAGCTGCAGGCTGAG GTGGCCGCCCTGAGGGAGAAGCTCCAAGTATATGAGGCGAGAGCGGGGGCCAGACCACAGGACCTCCAGAAATCCCCCAAATCGGGCCCTTCCCAGCAACT CCTTCCCAGCCAGCCCTCACCATCCAACGTTCCCAGCCAACCCTGCACTCCAGAACTCCACCCAGGGTCTGCAGTCCTTCAGGAGGAGAGCCTGGGGCCAGAGACCCAAGTGGGGAGGGTCATGGAAAGTAACTCACCAGACCCAGAGCTGCCCCAGGAAGACAAGGACAAAGACGCAGTGGAGAAGGAG GTTCCCATCCAGGTACCAGAGCAGACCCTTGGACACCAGCTGCCAAGGTCCCCTAGCCTGACCCTGCAGCCCAAGCCAGACGTGGGCTGCCTCTCCCCACAGAACTTGGGCAGAGACCATCCTAAGCA gTTGGCCTTGAAGGTGCTGTGCCTGGCGCGGCGGCAGTACTCCCTGCTCCAAGCAGCCAACCTGCTGACCCCCGACATGATCATGGAGTTCGAGACGCTGCAGCAGCTGGTGCAAGAGGGAAATGCTGAGCCTGAGGCAAAGGCCTCAGGCACACCCAGCCCGGCCCCGGGGCTGCCTCTGGAGCCATGTTCTGAGTCTG ATTCTCCAGGCTATTCTGGCCCCGTGACCCGGACCATGGCGAGGCAACTGAGTGGCCTCATGCCCACCCTCGGGGTCCTACCAGGGCACGACCGCACCCAAGCCCAGGTATCCCGGCGGCCcacagagaagaagaagaagaggaggagaccaAGCCCCTCGGAACCAGACAGCCCTCCAGCCCCAAAGCCGGGAACCAAGCGCCAGCGCCAGTCCTTCTTGCCCTGCCTGAGGAGGGGGTCCCTGCCTGAGGCTCAGCCTTCACTCGGGCCCACCACCCCCAAAGGGGGAAAGGCCTCTGCGTCCTGCCACTCCCCTCGCCTCTGCTCAGCCACAGTCATCAAAAGCCGGGTGCCCCTGGGCCCCTCTGCTGTGCAGAACTGCTCCacccctctgtccctgcctgctCGGGATCTCAATGCCACCTTTGATCTCTCGGAGGAAGCCCCCTCGAAGCTGGGTTTCCAGGAACACGTTGGCTGGGAGGATGTCCCCCAGGAGCTGAATGGGCTGGATCAGCCCTTCATCCCCAG tGGACCTGTGCCCCTGTTCACCATGAAAGGCCCCAAACCGACATCTTCCTTCCCTGGGACCTCAGCCCGCAAGAAGAGGCGAGCTGCCAG ttCCTCAGTCTCCCACTCCCTGGGAGTGGCCCGAGGCCACAGCCGCATCGCCCGCCTCCCCAGCAGCACCTTGAAGAAGCCAGCTGGGCCCTTCGCAATCCCAG gcAACTGGCCCGTGGAGGCCCCCTCCGGTCCCCGCTGCCCTGGCAACCAGCAGGAATTGACGGGGATTGGGAGAGCCCTGTCATCTGGGAGCTGTGTCGCCAAGGTGTCCTGA